The region TGATGGTGATACAAAGAAACTTGTAAATATTGTAGATACAGGGTTTGCTGTTCATATCTTAAGATCTTCCGCTTCAGGAAGATATATGTACTCAATAGGTAGAGATGGAAAGGCTACCGTCATAGACCTCTGGCTCAAAAAGCCTGACAAAGTGGCAGAGGTTAAAACTTGCTATGATGCAAGATCTATAGACACAAGTAAGTATCATGGTTACGAAGATAAATATGCTGTTATTGGATGTTACTGGCCTCCATCATTTGTTGTTGTTGATGGTGAAACACTTGAACCAAAGAAGATAGTTTCAACAAGCTCTTACTACTATGATACTCAGGAATTTGTTAGAGAGGCACGTGTTGCATCAATCGTTTCTTCTCATTACGATCCTATCTGGGTTCTGAATATTAAAGAAGCTGGTCAGGTCTGGCTTGTAGACTACTCAAAAGTTGATAAAGGAACTGTAAAGATAGATATGATTGATGCTGAAAGATATCTTCACGATGGTGGATGGGATCTTTCTAAGAGATACTTCCTTGTTGCTGCGAACATGAGAAATACTATTGTCGTTATCGATACTAAGGATAAAGAGCTTGAGGCTCTCATCAAAGTTGGAACAAAACCACACCCTGGAAGAGGAGCAAATATAGATCATCCTAAGTATGGTCCTATCTGGTGTACAGGACATATCGGTGAGAAAAGGGTTGCATGTATAGGAACTGATCCAGAAGGTCATCCAGAGTATGCGTGGAAGGTTGTTAAATGGTTTAACCTCCCAGGTGAAGGTGGTGGAAACCTGTTTATCAAAACACATCCAAACTCAAAGTATCTCTTAGCTGACAGACCTTTAAACCCAGACCCAGAACTTAAGAGAAGTATATTTGTTTTCGACAAAGTTACATTTAAGCTTGTAAAAACACTGAAAATACCTTCAAAATACAAAAATGTTAGAGCTGTTCATGAAGAGTTCAATGAAGACGGATCAGAGTTCTGGATCTCAGTATGGGGTAAAAAGGACTATCCAACGGCTATACTCGTTTATGATGCAAAAACATTAAAGCTGAAGAAAGAGATTACAGGAGACTGGGTAAGAACACCAACAGGTAAGTTTAACGTGACAAATACAATGAAGGATATTTACTAATAATGAGAAGATGGTTGCTGCTGCTGCTGTTTGGTTTATCGGTCGTAGCTACCTCCTACCCTCAGGAAGTAGGAGAAGGGCAACTACTTTACCAGACTCACTGTGCCTCTTGCCATGGGGAAGACAGGGCTGGTAAAGTAGCCCCTCCTCTTTTTTCTTTATTTTTAAAACGTTACTCTGAAAAAAAATTATTCAATATAATTAAAAATGGTCTCCCTGCATCTCAGATGCCAGCCTTTTCTCATCTTTCGGAAAAAGAGATAAAACAGATTATAACATACATAAAAAAACCAGCAAATATAAGCTGGGATATAGATAAAATCAAAAAAAGTATAACATTAAATTCAGACAAAAAAGGTAAGGATCTTAAGATCAGAGATATAAAAAATATCGTTGCTGTTGTTGAAAGGGGAAAAAATAAAGTATGGATTATGGAAGGTTTACAGATACTTGATAAGTTTGATTTCAAAAATGTTCACGGTGGGCTGAAATTTTCCCCGTCAGGCTGGTCAGTTTATGTTCCATCAAGGGACGGTTGGATAGGCAGATATGATATAGATAAAGGAAGATTTTACGGTAAGGTAAGAGCCTGTGTTTACCTGAGAAATATATCTCTTGATAGAACAGGTAAGTACATCCTTGTTTCCTGCTGGCTTCCTGAAGGAATAGTTGTGCTTGACGGTGAAACTTTCAGTCCTGTCAGATATATAAAACAGGATGGTCTTATATCTGCTATTTATGAGCTCTACTCGGAGGATAAGGCTGTTTTCAGTTTCAAAAACAGACCTGTTATAGGTTTTCTTGATACAAAAAATTTCAAGATATCTTACCTGAAGATAAAAGAGCCTTACGAGGATTTTTTTATAGATCCTTTTGAGAGATTTATTATAGGCACTTCAAGGAAAGGAACTGTTCTCTCTGTTTACGACATAAGGAAGGAAAAAGAGGTTTTTAACTACCCTATAGAAGGTATGCCACATCTTGCTTCAGCAACTTACTGGTACAGAGATGGGAAGTTTTATTTTGCCACACCTCATATGATAATGCCTTATGTTACTGTATGGCAGATGTATAACTGGAAGTTTGTAAAAAAGGTAAATACAGAGGGAAACGGCTTTTTTGTAAGAACACATCCTTCAACTCCTTATCTCTGGACAGACAACGGTAAGGATAAAGTTATACTTATAGATAAGACAGATTACTCAGTAAAAAGCATAGAAACATTTAAAGGAAAAAGGGTTATACACACAGAGTTTTCCGGTGATGGAAAATACGCCTATGTAAGCCTTTATAATAGGGATGGAAACCTTCTTATATACGACAGTATAACACTGGACCTTTTGAAAAATATTCCTGCAAGTATCCCTATAGGAAAGTACAACATTATAAACAAATCAAGAAAGTATGCACCTGTCCTTTTAGGCAGGGAGGTTTTTCTTAAAAAATGCTGGGGATGTCATCATGAGACACAGGAGGCATTTGCCCCATCATTCAGATGGATAGTGAACAGACGTGACAGATCAACAATAGTTGCACATATTTTAAATCCAGAGGGAATGTATAAAGCTTTAGGTTACAGCAGAAATGCCATGCCCCAGTTAAATCTTTCAGAGTGGGAGCTTGAGGCTGTGGTCAGTTATATGATGGAGTTTAAAGATGCTCAGAATAACTGAGTATATAAGGAAAAGTTTAGATGGGAAAAAGATCAGACCATTTAACGGGGTCATCCTTATATGGAATCTGACAAACGCCTGTAACCTTTTCTGTCAGCACTGTTACTCAGCTGCAAATCTCAGCAGAGCTGGAGAGCCTTCTATTGATGAGATAAGGTCACAGATACCTTATCTTAAAGAGGCAGGTGTTAAGGTTCTTATACTCTCAGGAGGTGAGCCATTAATCCGTGAGGATATATTTGATATAGCCAATCTGTTTAAGGAAAACGGTTTTAATGTCACACTATCAACAAACGGACTTTTAATAGATGAAAAAAATATTGAGAGTATAAAGGAATGCTTTTCCTATGTGGGGATAAGTATAGATGGAGATCAGAAGACACATGATGCTTTCAGAGGTATGGAAGGAGCATTTGAAAGATCAGTTGAAGCTCTCAGGCTTGTAAGGGACAGCGGAATAAAAACAGGGATAAGATTTACCATAACATCACAGACATACAGATCAATCCCATTTATATTTGATCTTGCACTGAATGAAAGAATCCCAAAGATATACTTCTCACATCTTGTTTATTCAGGTAGAGGCAGAAACCTTAACCAGGCTGAGAAGGAAGATTATAGAAAGGTTGTTGATTATATAATTGAGAGATCCTTTGAGTTTGTAGATAAAGGTGTAGGGATAGATGTTGTGACAGGAAATAATGAGGCTGATGCTGTTGTCCTTTATGAGAAGTTTAAGGAAAGATATCCTGAGAAGGCTGAGATACTTTATGAGAATTTGAAAATCTGGGGTGGAAATCAGGCAGGTGTGAGAATTGCTGATATAGATTATAGAGGTTTTGTAAAACCTGATACATACTTTCCCTTAAAACTTGGAAATATAAAAGAGAAAAACTTTTACGAGATATGGAACTCAAACGGGATACTGAGTAAGTTAAGACAGCATCCAAGACCTGTAGAGGGAAGATGTAAGTATTGCAGATACCTTGAGATATGTAACGGTAATTCAAGATCAAGGGCTTACGCCGTATACGGAAACTATTTTGCGGAGGATCCAGAATGTTACATCTGATAATGGTTTTTCTGATATCTTTCAGCACAGTTTTTGCTGAAAAACTTTATGTTGTTGAGAGGGAAAGGGGAAGCCTGGCTGTTATACAGGATGGAAAGTTTGAAGGTGAGATAAGGGATCTTGGAAACCTTAACCATGCCATCGTAAAAACAGATGGTGATTACAGTTATGTTATAAGCAGGAACGGTTATTTCTCAAAGGTTGATAACAGATCAGACAGGGTTGTAAGGAAGATCAAACCGGGAAACAGCGGTATAGGATTCACATTTGTTGGGGATTACATAGCTATAGCCCATTACGATCCTAAAAAGGTTACTATCCTTACAAAAGATCTTGATAAATACATAGTTGTTGAGACAGGATCAAGGAATGTTGGTATAAAGGTTTACTATCCATACCTTGTTTTTTCTCTTATGGATAAGGATCAGATATGGGTATTAAATGCTGATAAAGGGTTTGAGCTTGAGACCGTTATTGATAATGTTGGGAAACTTCCCTTTGATGCCCTTATAGATGGTGACAGGTATATAGTTGGATTTTTTAAGGAAAAAGGTGTTGGGATACTTGATCTTTCAAACTTCAAATACAGAAAGGTTAAGTTCAGATCTGATAAAGATCAGGAGGTTGTTTTTAAGATCCCTCATTTTGGTATGTGGGGAATTGTGGATGAGAGAGCTATTATACCATCTGTAGGTGAGAGAAAAGCCTATGTTGTAAATATAAAAAGTATGAAGGTTGAGAAGTCTATAGATCTTATAGGTCTTCCCGTTTTTATATCAGTATCTCCTGACAGAAGATTTGCTGTTGTTAACTACAGTGGAGACAAAGAAGATTATATAACAGTTATTGATCTCAAAGATTTTAAACCTGTCAAAAATATAAAAGCCGGGAAAAGGGTAATGCATCTGAGATTTTCAAAAGATGGAAAGAGACTTTATATATCCTCATATTTTGAAAACAGGCTGAAAATATTTGATACAGATAATTTCAGAATAATAAAAGAAATAACAGTTCCTACACCTTCGGGCATCTTTATTGTCCGATAAAGGGGGTTTTATCATGAATGGAAAAGTTTATATCGTTGGGGCAGGACCTGGTGATCCTGATCTCCTTACCGTAAAGGCCTACAAGCTGATACAGAAAGCTGATGTCATCCTTTACGACAGGCTTATAAATCCTGAGATACTTCTGATGGCAAAACCTGAGTGTGAGCTTGTTTATGTTGGTAAGGAAGATGGGAAGCATATAATGGAGCAGGATAAGATAAATTTTTTACTCCAGGATTTTGTAAAGAAGTATAAGATTGTTCTCAGGTTAAAAGGGGGAGATCCATTTGTTTTTGGAAGAGGTGGTGAGGAAGCTCTATTCCTTGAAGAACAGGGAATAGAGTATGAGGTTGTACCGGGTATTACATCAGCTATAGCTGTTCCTGCTTATGCAGGTGTTCCTGTTACCCATAGAGGGATATCCTCATCATTTGCAGTTGTTACAGGACACGGACATAAAGGAAAATTTCCTGATATAAACTGGAAGTCCTTGGCAGGTATAGGAACATTAATATTCCTTATGGGCGTATCAAACAGGGAAAAGATAGCCCAGAATCTTATAGAGGCTGGAAGAAATCCGGATGAACCTGTGATATTCATAGAAAAAGGTACTACAAAAGAACAGAAATCTATTGAGTCCACACTGAAAGAGGTTGCTGAAGGAAAGGTTACCGTCTATCCACCTGCGATATTCCTCATAGGTGATGTTGTCTCTTTAAGAAAGAAAATCCACTGGTTTGAAAATCAGTTAGAGGAGATCAGATTATGACAGAGTTTGAGAAGGAGCTTCTTACAATACTTCAGGAAGGTATACCTATAGTAGAGAACCCTTTCAATGCTATAGCAAAAAAGATCGGTACTTCTGAAGATGATGTGATAGAGAGTATAAAAAAGTTAAAAAAGGAAAAGATAATAAGACAGATATCTCCTATATACGACACAAAAGCTCTGGGATACAGCAGCTCTCTTGTTGCTTTTAAGGTAAAAGATATACAGAAAGCTGTCTCTGTTATAAACTCCCATCCTGGAGTGAGTCATAACTACGAAAGAAATGATCAGTATAATATCTGGTTCACACTTGCTGTTCCACCTGACAGTAAGATAGGTCTTGATGAGACCGTTGAGATACTGGCTGATCTTTCTGGTGCTGAGGATTATGTGATATTGAGAACTGTTAAAACATACAAAATAGGTGTAAAGCTTACATTCAGCAGTCTTGATGAAAGGTCTGAAGATATGAACCAGAGTTACAATGCTGGTAATGTTAATCTCTATGAGATAGAAAAGAATATTATAAAGATCACTCAGGAGGATATCCCTTTAGAACCAAAACCTTTCCATATATTTGCTGATAAACTGGGCATACCCGTTTATACATTACTCCATAAGCTTAACCAGTTTAAAGAGAACAGAGTGATGAGAAGATTTGCTGCAATACTTTACCACAG is a window of Persephonella marina EX-H1 DNA encoding:
- a CDS encoding radical SAM/SPASM domain-containing protein, which produces MLRITEYIRKSLDGKKIRPFNGVILIWNLTNACNLFCQHCYSAANLSRAGEPSIDEIRSQIPYLKEAGVKVLILSGGEPLIREDIFDIANLFKENGFNVTLSTNGLLIDEKNIESIKECFSYVGISIDGDQKTHDAFRGMEGAFERSVEALRLVRDSGIKTGIRFTITSQTYRSIPFIFDLALNERIPKIYFSHLVYSGRGRNLNQAEKEDYRKVVDYIIERSFEFVDKGVGIDVVTGNNEADAVVLYEKFKERYPEKAEILYENLKIWGGNQAGVRIADIDYRGFVKPDTYFPLKLGNIKEKNFYEIWNSNGILSKLRQHPRPVEGRCKYCRYLEICNGNSRSRAYAVYGNYFAEDPECYI
- a CDS encoding Lrp/AsnC family transcriptional regulator, producing the protein MTEFEKELLTILQEGIPIVENPFNAIAKKIGTSEDDVIESIKKLKKEKIIRQISPIYDTKALGYSSSLVAFKVKDIQKAVSVINSHPGVSHNYERNDQYNIWFTLAVPPDSKIGLDETVEILADLSGAEDYVILRTVKTYKIGVKLTFSSLDERSEDMNQSYNAGNVNLYEIEKNIIKITQEDIPLEPKPFHIFADKLGIPVYTLLHKLNQFKENRVMRRFAAILYHRKAGFKANGMTVWKVPEEIADDVGKFFSTFKSVSHCYLRTINGRWSYNLFSMIHGRTKEEIEEFVEKLSRETGISDYKILYSTKEFKKKRIRYFSEDFKLWEEAIINGERTGANIQG
- a CDS encoding cytochrome D1 domain-containing protein — translated: MRRWLLLLLFGLSVVATSYPQEVGEGQLLYQTHCASCHGEDRAGKVAPPLFSLFLKRYSEKKLFNIIKNGLPASQMPAFSHLSEKEIKQIITYIKKPANISWDIDKIKKSITLNSDKKGKDLKIRDIKNIVAVVERGKNKVWIMEGLQILDKFDFKNVHGGLKFSPSGWSVYVPSRDGWIGRYDIDKGRFYGKVRACVYLRNISLDRTGKYILVSCWLPEGIVVLDGETFSPVRYIKQDGLISAIYELYSEDKAVFSFKNRPVIGFLDTKNFKISYLKIKEPYEDFFIDPFERFIIGTSRKGTVLSVYDIRKEKEVFNYPIEGMPHLASATYWYRDGKFYFATPHMIMPYVTVWQMYNWKFVKKVNTEGNGFFVRTHPSTPYLWTDNGKDKVILIDKTDYSVKSIETFKGKRVIHTEFSGDGKYAYVSLYNRDGNLLIYDSITLDLLKNIPASIPIGKYNIINKSRKYAPVLLGREVFLKKCWGCHHETQEAFAPSFRWIVNRRDRSTIVAHILNPEGMYKALGYSRNAMPQLNLSEWELEAVVSYMMEFKDAQNN
- the cobA gene encoding uroporphyrinogen-III C-methyltransferase, with product MNGKVYIVGAGPGDPDLLTVKAYKLIQKADVILYDRLINPEILLMAKPECELVYVGKEDGKHIMEQDKINFLLQDFVKKYKIVLRLKGGDPFVFGRGGEEALFLEEQGIEYEVVPGITSAIAVPAYAGVPVTHRGISSSFAVVTGHGHKGKFPDINWKSLAGIGTLIFLMGVSNREKIAQNLIEAGRNPDEPVIFIEKGTTKEQKSIESTLKEVAEGKVTVYPPAIFLIGDVVSLRKKIHWFENQLEEIRL
- a CDS encoding cytochrome D1 domain-containing protein, translated to MLHLIMVFLISFSTVFAEKLYVVERERGSLAVIQDGKFEGEIRDLGNLNHAIVKTDGDYSYVISRNGYFSKVDNRSDRVVRKIKPGNSGIGFTFVGDYIAIAHYDPKKVTILTKDLDKYIVVETGSRNVGIKVYYPYLVFSLMDKDQIWVLNADKGFELETVIDNVGKLPFDALIDGDRYIVGFFKEKGVGILDLSNFKYRKVKFRSDKDQEVVFKIPHFGMWGIVDERAIIPSVGERKAYVVNIKSMKVEKSIDLIGLPVFISVSPDRRFAVVNYSGDKEDYITVIDLKDFKPVKNIKAGKRVMHLRFSKDGKRLYISSYFENRLKIFDTDNFRIIKEITVPTPSGIFIVR
- a CDS encoding nitrite reductase, yielding MKVSRSLTTFLSAATVASFLTVAVTAANAGPPPLTKEEMKKASQIFFDRCAGCHGMLRKGATGPALTPEALKKKGYNTEVLEAFIYNGTPGGMPDWGKQGVLSKSEINLLARFLQHEPPSPPEMSLADMKRSWKVFIPPEKRPKRPQHNLNWKNFFGVILRDVGKVAIVDGDTKKLVNIVDTGFAVHILRSSASGRYMYSIGRDGKATVIDLWLKKPDKVAEVKTCYDARSIDTSKYHGYEDKYAVIGCYWPPSFVVVDGETLEPKKIVSTSSYYYDTQEFVREARVASIVSSHYDPIWVLNIKEAGQVWLVDYSKVDKGTVKIDMIDAERYLHDGGWDLSKRYFLVAANMRNTIVVIDTKDKELEALIKVGTKPHPGRGANIDHPKYGPIWCTGHIGEKRVACIGTDPEGHPEYAWKVVKWFNLPGEGGGNLFIKTHPNSKYLLADRPLNPDPELKRSIFVFDKVTFKLVKTLKIPSKYKNVRAVHEEFNEDGSEFWISVWGKKDYPTAILVYDAKTLKLKKEITGDWVRTPTGKFNVTNTMKDIY